The proteins below come from a single Malus sylvestris chromosome 3, drMalSylv7.2, whole genome shotgun sequence genomic window:
- the LOC126616580 gene encoding pentatricopeptide repeat-containing protein At1g08070, chloroplastic-like — MKRQLKQIILAQIIKNPKPQLLNPLLGHLTNSPAPQTALFLYNQMLHYPTSHNHYTFTYALKACCFLHDDNKGREVHARVVKTGHFSDTFIQNSLLHFYVTQADIVSATRVFDSIPNPDVVSWTSMISGLNKCGFVEEAIVKFMSMDVPPNSTTLVIVMSACSSLGALKFGKSVHGYCMRKLSERNVILDNAVLDFYMRCGSLVSARYLFVNMPRRDVYSWTSMVGGYAQRGFCDEAVKLFQGMVQGEEVEPNEATIVNVLSACSSIGALSLGQWVNSYISARPDLVLNGILGNALINMYVKCGEVGMAVSVFKTLVCKDHISWSTIISGMAMNGYGIHTLQLFSLMLVHGIPPDDVTFLGLLSACSHAGLVDQGLMIFNAMKNVYRIAPQTLHYACLVDMYGRAGFLEEAENFMKEMPTEADGVVWGALLNACKIHGNEKMLKRIRNGLLKSRGVSIGTYALISNTYATHERWDEANKVRDEMRQMGLKKLAAYSQIDVDPNTLTFF; from the coding sequence ATGAAACGACAATTAAAGCAAATCATCCTTGCCCAAATCatcaaaaaccctaaaccccaacTCTTAAACCCTCTACTGGGACATCTCACAAACTCCCCCGCCCCACAAACTGCCCTTTTCCTCTACAACCAAATGCTCCACTACCCAACCTCCCACAACCACTACACCTTCACTTACGCTCTCAAGGCATGTTGCTTCCTCCATGATGACAACAAGGGCCGGGAAGTCCACGCCCGAGTCGTAAAAACCGGGCACTTTTCCGATACCTTCATCCAAAACTCGTTGCTTCACTTCTACGTAACCCAAGCTGACATTGTATCTGCTACCAGGGTTTTCGATTCCATACCAAACCCTGATGTTGTTTCGTGGACTTCGATGATTTCGGGTCTTAACAAGTGTGGATTTGTGGAGGAAGCAATTGTTAAGTTTATGTCCATGGATGTGCCGCCTAATTCTACTACTCTTGTCATTGTCATGTCCGCTTGTTCGAGTTTAGGAGCTTTAAAGTTTGGTAAATCTGTTCATGGATATTGTATGAGGAAGTTATCTGAAAGGAATGTTATTTTGGACAATGCAGTGTTGGATTTTTACATGAGATGTGGGTCTTTGGTGAGTGCACGGTACCTGTTTGTAAATATGCCCAGGAGAGATGTGTATTCGTGGACTAGCATGGTGGGTGGTTATGCACAAAGAGGATTTTGCGATGAGGCAGTGAAGCTTTTTCAGGGGATGGTTCAGGGAGAGGAAGTTGAGCCTAATGAGGCTACCATTGTAAATGTATTGTCAGCGTGTTCTTCGATTGGGGCATTGAGTTTAGGCCAGTGGGTGAATTCGTATATAAGTGCACGCCCAGATCTCGTGTTGAATGGCATTCTGGGAAATGCATTAATAAACATGTATGTAAAGTGTGGTGAAGTAGGTATGGCAGTTTCTGTTTTTAAAACCCTGGTTTGCAAGGATCACATTTCGTGGAGTACCATCATAAGCGGCATGGCCATGAATGGGTATGGTATACACACGTTGCAGCTCTTTTCGCTCATGCTAGTCCACGGGATTCCTCCTGATGATGTAACCTTCCTTGGCTTGTTATCAGCATGCAGTCACGCAGGTCTAGTCGATCAAGGGTTGATGATTTTCAATGCTATGAAAAATGTTTATCGGATTGCCCCTCAAACACTGCACTACGCCTGCCTAGTTGATATGTATGGTCGAGCGGGGTTCTTAGAGGAAGCAGAGAATTTCATGAAGGAAATGCCAACAGAAGCAGACGGCGTTGTTTGGGGAGCGTTGCTTAATGCTTGCAAAATTCATGGGAATGAGAAGATGCTTAAGAGGATCAGAAATGGTCTCCTCAAGAGTAGAGGAGTAAGCATCGGAACTTATGCTCTCATATCGAATACATACGCCACTCACGAACGGTGGGATGAGGCTAATAAGGTTCGTGATGAAATGAGACAAATGGGGTTGAAGAAATTAGCAGCGTACAGTCAGATAGATGTGGATCCAAACACATTAACGTTCTTTTAG